Within Ptiloglossa arizonensis isolate GNS036 chromosome 8, iyPtiAriz1_principal, whole genome shotgun sequence, the genomic segment CATATAACTTTCTAGaaatctattttatttttacaaagttgcaaagagaaatttcatttgttttaaaaatacagATATTACAATACTACTGTAATTTTACTCTGAAGCTAATTAACAAGTTCACATACATTTATACATAGTATGTAGAGTAAGTATTCTTTGTACCTTGTTTAGCTTTGTAACCCAGACGGCGAGCTTTATCTGGTCTGGATGGTCTGGGGGCACGATGCATTTTGGTCAACTGACGGTATTGCCAGCATCTAACGCGAAGCAAAAAGCGGAGCACATCGCTCTGCTTTTTACGGTATAATTCTTGCATATACTTATATGCTCCCATTGTGTAGCcctgaaagaaaattaaacaaattgttTACAATACATGTTAAGTCACGACATAAAATAAACgcaaattattgaaatattaatgaaaataacgaAGAATAATTATCAAATCGTGTGAAAACTTCATCATCACAGTATAAAGTTCATGAAAGCGAAATGTGTACAAACGAGTGAAATGTGTATTGAGGTTAACCCGgacaaaacaataaatataaatgttcccgtttgaataatattgaaaaatcaTAAGAACATTTTGTACGAGCGAGCCTGGTACTCAATCTTCTCTGCACGCGGTCCAGAAAAAAATGTAGATGCTCAGGATATAATTCGATTTCCAACACGTAGCACTCACCCTTCGCGATTGGAACAGAAGGAAAGAGCTTCGCTGTTAGCCGCGTCGACGTACTAAACCATTGTATGATAATACTAAAGACAGTCCACTCGATGGCGGTGAATATCGATCGCAAGGACATCTGCAGACTCATACGTGCGTTTCAACTCCATCGACGGATAAAGTTGAAAATTCGATTGAAGCGACCGCTCGATCCTATCGTAAGACAATTTCGTGGCTAACGTGCGAGctgattcaaaatattcaaatcaGAAACGATTAAGGGTaaattgattttaacgaaagaaattttcaatatatacCTACTATCAAATTAATTACCGAATATTAATCTTACCTTAAAGTGGATATATGCTGTTTTCGTTAAACAAACAAAGGATGAAGCAACGCGATAATAGGTTACTTGAAATTCGTAGACGAATTTCTCATGATCCACAAACACGGTAAGTATAAGAGTTGAACAAGTATTGAGATTGACACTTCGATCAAGTATCGCTTCGGTCGATCAGTGAACGATCGGTAATAAGACACGCGTTGAATCGACCATTTGAAGGGGTAAAAACGGGTGTCGAGGGAAACACATTGAGAGGATGGTAACGAAAAAAAGCGTTGCATTAGGCAGCCGCAAAAACGAGAACGTTTCGCGCGGTTCTATACGTATTATCGAGCGACCCGGTGACCTCTCGTCGTGCAATTGATTATTTCAGGAGAGGTAGTCGGAATATGTTGTCAGCAAGGAGGCGTAGTTCGCAATGGAGAGTCGTTCGGACAGCATAAAGGATCCGATTTATTATCCTCCGATGCAGGAGATCGCTGAGGGTTCCGTAACGGCGACCGATGCCGAGACGATCGACAGGAGCCGAAGTTCCGCGGGTAGCCAAGAACTCGGcctggaggaaagcaacgcgttGAAAGTACCTCGTAAATTTATCGCGAACTGGCGACAGGCCTGCGATCGTACTCGCGACAGGACGAAGGATCTGTTGAAGAGATGGCGAACAGTGTCGACCAACGTCGACGAGATGGTCGGTGCTCCGATTCCCAACAAGCAATTGGACCCTCCTGGTTGGAGCGTGCACGTTTGGAGTAAGCTCTCGTACATTCCTCTGTAGAAAAGAAAACGCCAGATACAACAATACCAGATCGAGCACCATTTAGAGATCCATGTTTCCACACTAGTACATTCACCAGTACGATTTCCATAActtgttaataaaaatatttttccgtcccttttatttttatttttttttcgtctctcgGCTTTTgttctctcgtttttttttctttctctcctcgaCGCAGCCACTTGGGTGAATCGTTATCCTAGCGACGAGAATCTCGAGGCTATGGATGGAGAGGGAACTACCAAGGGAGGACGACTGAAGGATTTGGCGACCATACAACGGGACAAATTCTCGCACTTCTTCACCTACCTCTTGGACCACGACAAAGACGGTTTTATCGACAGGAAAGATTTTCGAATGCTTTCGGAGGTATCTACGAGCTTAGATTCGTACAACAAGGGGTCTTGTCCGTTTTTCGGGTCCGAAAAATCGAGTTTCGTATACACTTTCAAAATTCGTGGCCTTAGAAACGTATTTTTGAATTGTTATTGATTCGaaaacatttctttttcaaGGTGAAACTTCTGCAAAGCTATACCGAGAATTTGAACACGATGTATACCCGCTCAAGAGTCATAGGACACGTATTTTGATTATATAGTATAATgtaaattatcgaaattattttgCTTCGTTTTTGTCTATATTTACGGGTATATTTTCGCTATTAATTaagcacggagaaagaaaaaaaaaaggtttcaaAGTTTCTTCAACGTTCCGTGAGACGAATGGAACGGTTCAATTAATCGAGAAATTATGAAAAAGCTAATCGCCAGGGAGTGAATATTATCGAAAGCGGTACTTGAGGTACACGAAGGATGTACAGACGGAAAGAAAAAGATCTAATCGTTATTAACGATGTTGGTGAGATTTTGTGCAAACTGTTGCACACGTTTTTTCATTCATTACACACAGCTAACGGTGTtcgatgatttttattattatttttctaggcCTTTGCGACACTTTAGTAGGTGTACTATGACTTTCGAGCGGGGACGTTCCGTTAGTTTCGTTCCAGAGAAATATCAAACGTTCGCTCGAACCTAACACCCGAAAGCGAGAAGGACCCGGTCGAGTTGATCGTCGCGTGGCTAATGTTTTTCACTTTTGAAAAAAGCGACTCAGAAGATTCGCTGATTGGTCGTGGAACGGGCCCGAGTATTTACGATTAATAGAGGCCGAGGAGGGCCTGTCCGAGTTGATACTGGACGAAAGGAAGTACGAAGGTGAACAAGGGAAGAAGATCAGTTTGGACGAATGGCTGCGTTGGTGGACGCGAGTCGTCGCACCTGTCGGTGGTGCGTCCTACAACGACATTCCATTTTGGCTGAAGATTCTACCGAGGATATTCTTCCTCGCGATCAACAGCTCTGCGAACGGTGTGATCTCGAAGCAAGAGCTCGCCTCGTTCTACGGATTCGTCGTTGGCCTGGACCCGGACAGGATCGCCAAGTGTTTGGACATAGCGTACAATTCCATGACCTCGGTAAAACGTTGTTACCATTTTAAACGAAGTAAGAACATCACGGCACAAAGTAGACCGTTATAGACCATTATATAATGTTTCGACACGTATCCCCGCGTTGTCCACGCGGGAGTGTCGATAACGTTACAATTTACGATAAAAGCTATACTCTAGTCACGAAAAATTGTATCCACGAGTAAACTAACGATCTTCGCGATTCACCTTCTCGCTACTGTATCGATTAATCTGTTCTAGGTGAGTAAAGCGCGAAGAAGGTACTCGATGCGGTTCTAAGGAACAGAGATTATCGGGGAAAGGAATAGGGagcacagaaacgaagagaaacgaaatcaGATGcgttaaaattgttcgtttttGTTCTCTCTTCAGAACGGAGGTCATCCTCTCGGTTGGCCGCAGTACCAGCTCGTGTTCGCCAACTTTCTGTTCGGACGGGGTCCGTTCGGTCCAGGAGAGCATTTCCTCGGTATGACGGATTCCTGTATACTACGTGGCAACGATGTACCGTTCCCCATCGATTATTCCGCGATGAATACACCGAGGGACAAATTGGAGGTGTACAGTCCGCACTGTAGGACCGCACGACGTAGCGTCGTAGTATGAGAAGTAGACGCGTAATTCGATCAGCACGTAATTACACAGGTGGAACACTCGATGACGCGTGTTCCCGAATGTTGACTCTTACGAAGTTTATTCTGCACCCAGGAACAAAGGAGACACCGTTCGTGAAAATTCACAAGATTTCCCGGAAAGGGTCTTCGCTGATtcccaataaaaaaaaatgatctctCTTCGCTAAGATCACTCTCACCCTACGATCGTATCGCTTCTTGCGTTCCGTTCCCGCGCGCACCATCGTCCAATGAAATTGCTCGCAAGACCGAATTTTACTTACAAACGCATGTGTATTTTGACACTTTATTTCATACAAACACGCAAATACATACGTACGATTAGAATGTACGAATTATTCGAACTGCGTCTCCGGTCATGTGTAAAGCGCAACGGGCAACGACCTTATCGAGAGAACAACTGACTGTTCCGGCCCCCTTCGCGGAAGGTACGGCCAATTCTCGTTCGTGcacgaatatattatttatcgattctGGTTTGTACGCGACACCGCGTCTCGATAACAATAAGAGGCGATCGTCTCGACGTGACGACGCCGATCTCGATAAATGCACTCTCTGTCGCGAAGTTTTTACGGTGCACGGCGAGCATCAACGAACTTCGAACAACGATAGCTTTGGTCTCCTAGACGGTTTTCGCCCATACGCCCAGAACGAACGACTCGATCTCGCACTCGTTCGTGCCCTTCTGGATCCGAAACAGGCCTTCCTCGCCCCATTGACGACCCCAGGAGTTCGCTACCAGCTGAAACAGAAACGATTCGAGAGCGTATAAAAGTGACAACGATTCACGCGTACAAAAAGTGACGAGGATCCATCTTACCCAGTATTTGAGCGACTGGCCGCTACGGGGGTATTCTTCTCCCCATCCAATAATCCTCACCGAGTGATAACCGGAGTCGTAGCGCTCGACGATCTCCGAGTGTCTGTACACCCCCGACTCGTAGGAGAAGAAGTCTTGATAGACTCTCATGGTAGCTGcgatcattattatttttcttttttttttgcgatataTTAGATATACGTAGGTACAGCAGTCTCGCTCTTAGAGATTGTACGTGTACGGGAGATTTTCACGAAGAAGAAATCGAAaatcttttacatttttaacaagCTCGAGTATGTAAAATGATATATTAGCGAAGTTTGATTTCGGCATTCGAGAAAGTAACGAAGTTACCTTGAACTGGACCCGATGTTAAGATCTCTTGCATGATGTCGGTCTCGTTACCCAAACGATAGGCTGGTCCGACCTTGTACAGTTCCGTTCGAAGAGGATTCATTGGCGGAGAACAACCAGCGTTCTTCAAGTCGGTTTTCTTTCGAAGTTTGCAGTGTTCGTTTCTACCCCTCCATGGATAGCACATCTCGTCTACCAAGCTGAAAACAATACAGAGTCGAAGCGACGCTGTTCGAAAGTGTCCTCGAGGTATTATCGAGTACACAAGGTGTCCCGTAATTTCTGGGATCCATTTAGTACGcgcaaaaataatgaaaaaagttcgaagtgatgaaagaaaaaaaattttttttccactcgTCTCGAGTGGAATAATCGAAAACATTCTCGAGCGAATATTCTCCAGAGTCGACCGTGACGCGAAGATTGTTGAGAATGTGTAAAAattacccaaattttcgcatatacATCCAGGCTCTGTCCAAGTAACCACCGTTGCAGCCTTGCTGACCCCTGTTGTTGCACGAGAGCAGATGCTGCGGGCTTAGATCGACGTTCTCGGCGCCTTTGCTCATGATGGAGAACCTATCGGACGCGACTCGCACAGTGGAGATGGCCCAGGACGCGGCGCACCATCCTTGGTCCTCGACGTCGGAGATGTCACGTGGCCAACGATTTCTGGCGTCGAATTCCCGTGGCAGCGAATCCGGCTCGTAAATTCGTCGAACGGAGTTCATCTTGTGGACCTTCGATAGACGAAGCGCGTTAAGGGTCTCGATGCGAGGATAAAGTGgaaaattttctacatttttaacCATTTCAGTGGCGAACACTCTTGCGTCGATGCAAttcaaagaatatttcttttttctaggATAAACTCtgacaaaaataattacaagttACGATCGTAATTATACTTTCTCCATAGTCCGCATGGATAACTTTCTGTGGACGTGTATAGTAGCAGTCGAAGGATTAACAGGTTCGACTATGTAAGAATATATTGGTAAAATTCGATAGAGTAACCGAGTTACAAACTACTTTCAAGAGTTCATCGGGTTCGAAGGTACCTCGAAACGTATCGATTTCAAACCGTGAAAGTAGTTTCTCGGATGTACCGAGAATTACGCCCGGATTACTCGGATGCACGTTCGATCGTGGTATTCTCTCGGTTTTTTCACTTGTTTTCGATTTTCTGTtacgaatgtttctttttttttaaagcgaCGATCGAGAGACCATCGCGTTGAAACTCGTCTTACCGATCGCGTGGGGTTCAGTGTACCCAAACGGAGTTGCACCCCTTCCTTGAGCGTTCTGCCTAAAAATTCCGAGTAACTTCTGGCCCTCCAACCAAGCAACGAGTTCATCATGTTGATTTCGTCT encodes:
- the LOC143150596 gene encoding uncharacterized protein LOC143150596 isoform X1, producing MESRSDSIKDPIYYPPMQEIAEGSVTATDAETIDRSRSSAGSQELGLEESNALKVPRKFIANWRQACDRTRDRTKDLLKRWRTVSTNVDEMVGAPIPNKQLDPPGWSVHVWTTWVNRYPSDENLEAMDGEGTTKGGRLKDLATIQRDKFSHFFTYLLDHDKDGFIDRKDFRMLSERLRRFADWSWNGPEYLRLIEAEEGLSELILDERKYEGEQGKKISLDEWLRWWTRVVAPVGGASYNDIPFWLKILPRIFFLAINSSANGVISKQELASFYGFVVGLDPDRIAKCLDIAYNSMTSNGGHPLGWPQYQLVFANFLFGRGPFGPGEHFLGMTDSCILRGNDVPFPIDYSAMNTPRDKLEVYSPHCRTARRSVVV
- the LOC143150596 gene encoding uncharacterized protein LOC143150596 isoform X2 — protein: MESRSDSIKDPIYYPPMQEIAEGSVTATDAETIDRSRSSAGSQELGLEESNALKVPRKFIANWRQACDRTRDRTKDLLKRWRTVSTNVDEMVGAPIPNKQLDPPGWSVHVWTTWVNRYPSDENLEAMDGEGTTKGGRLKDLATIQRDKFSHFFTYLLDHDKDGFIDRKDFRMLSERLRRFADWSWNGPEYLRLIEAEEGLSELILDERKYEGEQGKKISLDEWLRWWTRVVAPVGGASYNDIPFWLKILPRIFFLAINSSANGVISKQELASFYGFVVGLDPDRIAKCLDIAYNSMTSVKRCYHFKRSKNITAQSRPL
- the LOC143150595 gene encoding putative peptidase C1-like protein F26E4.3; translation: MRSCYSLGTVVFVLLLSIVEGLPDYSGLPPGPYCTNCCVGRHDECSAPIQATICYCDKFCERYREEDCCPDYWSLCKGIEINVTTLPPEEFRQCHFQGKYYNHNQTFKVNCNVCKCSSMGRRAEVFCEENRCLQEQELIDEINMMNSLLGWRARSYSEFLGRTLKEGVQLRLGTLNPTRSVHKMNSVRRIYEPDSLPREFDARNRWPRDISDVEDQGWCAASWAISTVRVASDRFSIMSKGAENVDLSPQHLLSCNNRGQQGCNGGYLDRAWMYMRKFGLVDEMCYPWRGRNEHCKLRKKTDLKNAGCSPPMNPLRTELYKVGPAYRLGNETDIMQEILTSGPVQATMRVYQDFFSYESGVYRHSEIVERYDSGYHSVRIIGWGEEYPRSGQSLKYWLVANSWGRQWGEEGLFRIQKGTNECEIESFVLGVWAKTV